One segment of Hippopotamus amphibius kiboko isolate mHipAmp2 chromosome 4, mHipAmp2.hap2, whole genome shotgun sequence DNA contains the following:
- the CNPY1 gene encoding protein canopy homolog 1 isoform X2: MQAGATSVAQGELICDAAPFTTIPLAQSEAFLTDLLDKVCERMNDYKLEEDPVTKEKTFKRFAPRKGDKIYKEFTKFFFYSDAYRPLKFACETIIEEYEDEISSLIAQEAHYLADKLCSEKSGLCETSANHAEL, encoded by the exons ATGCAGGCCGGGGCGACCAGCGTCGCCCAGGGCGAGCTCATCTGCGATGCAGCGCCTTTCACCACG ATTCCCTTAGCCCAGTCGGAGGCATTCCTCACAGACCTCTTGGATAAAGTGTGTGAGCGAATGAACGACTACAAGCTTGAAGAAGACCCCGTGACTAAGGAGAAGACTTTCAAGAGATTTGCTCCAAGGAAAGgagacaaaatatacaaagaatttacaaaattctttttttattctgatGCTTACAGACCTTTGAAATTCGCG TGTGAAACTATAATAGAAGAGTACGAAGATGAAATATCCTCACTTATCGCCCAGGAGGCACACTACCTCGCTGACAAGCTGTGCAGTGAAAAATCAG gtctgTGTGAAACTTCTGCTAATCATGCTGAACTCTAG